A genomic region of Ovis canadensis isolate MfBH-ARS-UI-01 breed Bighorn chromosome 9, ARS-UI_OviCan_v2, whole genome shotgun sequence contains the following coding sequences:
- the GRINA gene encoding protein lifeguard 1 yields MSHEKSFLVSGDSYPPPNPGYPEGPQPSMAPYPGAPYPQAAFQPSPYGQPGYPQGPNPYPQGGYPQGLYPPGGYPQGPYPPGGYPQGPYPPGGYPQGPYPQSPFPPNPYGQPQAFPAQDPGSPHHGNYHEEGPPSYYDNQDFPATNWDDKSIRQAFIRKVFLVLTLQLSVTLSTVAVFTFVGEVKGFVRENVWTYYVSYAVFFVSLIVLSCCGDFRRKHPWNLVALSILTVSLSYMVGMIASFYNTEAVIMAVGITTTVCFTVVIFSMQTRYDFTSCVGVLLVSVVVLILFAILCIFIRSRVLEIVYASLGALLFTCFLAVDTQLLLGNKQLSLSPEEYVFAALNLYTDIINIFLYILTIIGRAKE; encoded by the exons ATGTCCCATGAAAAGAGTTTCTTGGTGTCTGGGGACAGCTATCCTCCCCCCAACCCTGGATATCCGGAAGGGCCCCAGCCCTCCATGGCACCCTACCCAGGGGCCCCTTACCCACAGGCCGCGTTCCAGCCATCCCCCTATGGCCAGCCAGGGTATCCCCAGGGCCCCAACCCCTACCCCCAAGGTGGTTACCCACAGGGCCTCTACCCCCCTGGGGGCTACCCCCAGGGCCCCTATCCCCCAGGGGGCTACCCCCAGGGCCCCTATCCCCCAGGGGGATACCCGCAGGGGCCATATCCGCAGAGCCCCTTTCCCCCCAACCCCTACGGACAGCCACAGGCCTTCCCAGCACAGGACCCTGGCT CACCTCATCATGGGAACTATCACGAGGAGGGGCCCCCATCCTACTATGACaaccaggacttccctgccaCCAACTGGGATGACAAGAGCATTCGCCAGGCCTTCATCCGCAAG GTGTTCCTGGTGCTGACCCTGCAGCTGTCTGTGACCCTGTCCACTGTGGCTGTGTTCACCTTCGTCGGGGAGGTGAAGGGCTTTGTCCGGGAGAACGTCTGGACCTACTACGTCTCCTATGCCGTCTTCTTCGTCTCTCTCATTGTCCTCAGCTGCTGTGGGGACTTCCGGCGGAAGCACCCCTGGAACCTTGTTGCGCTG TCGATCCTGACTGTCAGCTTGTCCTACATGGTGGGCATGATTGCCAGCTTCTACAACACCGAGGCGGTCATCATGGCTGTAGGCATCACCACGACCGTCTGCTTCACAGTGGTCATCTTCTCCATGCAG ACCCGCTATGACTTCACATCCTGCGTGGGCGTGCTCCTGGTGAGCGTGGTGGTGCTCATCCTGTTCGCCATCCTCTGCATCTTCATCCGGAGCCGCGTCCTGGAGATCGTGTACGCCTCGCTGGGTGCTCTGCTGTTCACCTGC TTCCTGGCAGTGGACACTCAGCTACTGCTGGGGAACAAGCAGCTGTCCCTGAGCCCGGAGGAGTACGTGTTCGCTGCACTGAACCTCTACACGGACATCATCAACATCTTCCTGTACATCCTCACTATCATTGGCCGCGCCAAGGAGTAG